A stretch of Pseudoclavibacter chungangensis DNA encodes these proteins:
- a CDS encoding ABC transporter permease, with protein MSSAKPPGDVGGAGEQLTTASVALAASGPRTDGRPRSAVRAWAWWLLRRVGLAVLTLWAVSVIVFLSTTALGDPVRAILGKDYEVSPERVAAISAELHLDRSPVERYVIWLGDLLSGNLGNSVVNGLPVGELIGERLTNSLFLVTIVALIMIPLAMLVALVSARFRGGPIDQTLQVINLTLAGIPEFVTGILLVALFSTTVLHLLPAVTVLPPGEMAWQRPSSMVLPVATLVLAIVPYLARILRANLLEAMDADYAELARLKGVPESAVLLRHALPNTLVPAVQVTALQLAWLLGGVVLVEYLFNYPGIGALLVDSVRNADFPVVQALAMIIAAAYIVVNLVADLLSILLTPRARTGMLA; from the coding sequence ATGAGCAGCGCGAAGCCACCCGGCGACGTGGGCGGTGCGGGCGAGCAGCTCACGACCGCCTCGGTCGCGCTCGCCGCGTCGGGCCCGCGGACGGACGGCCGACCGCGATCCGCCGTCCGGGCGTGGGCGTGGTGGCTCCTGCGCCGCGTCGGTCTCGCCGTGCTGACCCTGTGGGCCGTCTCGGTCATCGTCTTCCTCTCGACGACCGCGCTCGGGGACCCCGTGCGCGCGATCCTCGGCAAGGACTATGAGGTGAGCCCCGAACGCGTCGCCGCGATCAGCGCCGAGCTGCACCTCGACCGCAGTCCCGTCGAGCGGTACGTCATCTGGCTCGGCGATCTCCTCTCCGGAAATCTCGGCAACTCCGTCGTGAACGGGCTGCCCGTCGGCGAGCTCATCGGCGAGCGGCTCACGAACAGCCTCTTCCTCGTCACGATCGTGGCGCTCATCATGATCCCGCTCGCGATGCTCGTCGCGCTCGTCTCGGCCCGATTCCGCGGCGGGCCGATCGATCAGACCCTGCAGGTGATCAACCTCACGCTCGCCGGGATCCCCGAGTTCGTGACCGGCATCCTGCTCGTCGCCCTGTTCTCGACGACCGTGCTGCACCTCCTGCCCGCCGTGACGGTGCTGCCGCCGGGCGAGATGGCGTGGCAGCGGCCGTCGTCGATGGTGCTCCCCGTCGCGACGCTCGTCCTCGCGATCGTGCCCTATCTCGCGCGCATCCTGCGCGCGAACCTCCTCGAGGCCATGGACGCCGACTACGCCGAACTCGCGAGACTCAAGGGTGTCCCCGAGAGCGCCGTCCTCCTCCGGCACGCACTGCCGAACACGCTCGTGCCGGCCGTGCAGGTGACCGCACTGCAACTCGCGTGGCTCCTCGGCGGTGTCGTGCTCGTCGAGTACCTGTTCAACTATCCGGGCATCGGCGCGCTCCTCGTCGACTCGGTGCGCAACGCCGACTTCCCCGTCGTGCAGGCGCTCGCGATGATCATCGCGGCCGCCTACATCGTCGTGAACCTCGTCGCCGACCTGCTCTCGATCCTGCTCACGCCGCGCGCGAGGACGGGGATGCTCGCATGA